A genome region from Gossypium hirsutum isolate 1008001.06 chromosome A04, Gossypium_hirsutum_v2.1, whole genome shotgun sequence includes the following:
- the LOC121228250 gene encoding serine/arginine-rich splicing factor SC35 isoform X3: MSHFGRSGPPDISDTYSLLVLNITFRTTADDLFPLFDKYGKVVDIFIPKDRRTGDSRGFAFVRYKYADEAQKAVDRLDGRVVDGREITVQFAKYGPNAERIHKGRIIEPVPRSRSRSPRRRHRDDYSRDRDYRRRSRSRSYDRYERDRYRGKDRDYRRRSRSRSASPDYSKGRRRGCYDDDRRSSSRSPSAAAARRSPSPRRSLTPRKASSPRGESPYRRSRDGGSPSPRSVSPRGHPADSRSPSPRNSDVDE; encoded by the exons atgtctcACTTTGGAAGATCAGGTCCTCCCGACATCTCTGATACCTACTCTCTTCTCGTCCTCAATATCACATTCC gTACGACCGCTGATGATTTGTTTCCGTTGTTCGATAAGTACGGGAAAGTCGTTGACATCTTTATCCCTAAAGATCGAAG GACTGGTGATTCTCGAGGTTTTGCATTTGTACGATATAAGTATGCGGATGAGGCACAGAAAGCTGTGGATAGGCTCGATG GAAGAGTCGTTGATGGTCGGGAGATAACAGTTCAATTTGCGAAATATGGGCCTAATGCAGAAAGGAT TCACAAAGGAAGGATTATTGAACCAGTTCCAAGGTCAAGAAGTCGCAGCCCACGCAGAAG GCACCGGGATGATTATTCCAGAGATAGGGATTATAGGAGAAGAAGTCGTAGTAGGAGCTATGACCGGTATGAACGTGATCGATATCGTGGGAAAGACAGAGACTATCGGCGTCGCAGCAGGAGTCGTAGTGCAAGTCCTGACTATTCTAAAGGTCGAAGAAGAGGGTGCTATGATGATGATCGGCGGAGTAGCAGTCGATCACCGAG tgCTGCTGCTGCTCGCCGCAGCCCTAGTCCTCGTAGGAGTCTTACCCCACGCAAGGCCTCTTCTCCAAGGGGTGAAAGTCCTTACAGGCGCAGCCGTGATGGAGGGTCTCCAAGTCCTCGAAGTGTTTCACCAAGAGGCCACCCTGCTGATTCTCGTAGTCCATCTCCTCGGAACTCAGATGTTGAT GAATAA
- the LOC121228250 gene encoding uncharacterized protein isoform X4, protein MGLMQKGFTKEGLLNQFQGQEVAAHAEGTGMIIPEIGIIGEEVVVGAMTGMNVIDIVGKTETIGVAAGVVVQVLTILKVEEEGAMMMIGGVAVDHRVLLLLAAALVLVGVLPHARPLLQGVKVLTGAAVMEGLQVLEVFHQEATLLILVVHLLGTQMLMNNLADGLLETLSSTYLVAMLVLRTFIYLVFSSIAMFGGKSDLGKWT, encoded by the exons ATGGGCCTAATGCAGAAAGGAT TCACAAAGGAAGGATTATTGAACCAGTTCCAAGGTCAAGAAGTCGCAGCCCACGCAGAAG GCACCGGGATGATTATTCCAGAGATAGGGATTATAGGAGAAGAAGTCGTAGTAGGAGCTATGACCGGTATGAACGTGATCGATATCGTGGGAAAGACAGAGACTATCGGCGTCGCAGCAGGAGTCGTAGTGCAAGTCCTGACTATTCTAAAGGTCGAAGAAGAGGGTGCTATGATGATGATCGGCGGAGTAGCAGTCGATCACCGAG tgCTGCTGCTGCTCGCCGCAGCCCTAGTCCTCGTAGGAGTCTTACCCCACGCAAGGCCTCTTCTCCAAGGGGTGAAAGTCCTTACAGGCGCAGCCGTGATGGAGGGTCTCCAAGTCCTCGAAGTGTTTCACCAAGAGGCCACCCTGCTGATTCTCGTAGTCCATCTCCTCGGAACTCAGATGTTGAT GAATAATCTTGCGGATGGATTACTGGAGACTCTAAGTAGCACGTATCTTGTTGCTATGTTAGTGTTGAGGACATTTATATATCTTGTGTTCTCTAGTATTG CAATGTTCGGGGGAAAGAGTGACTTGGGCAAATGGACATGA
- the LOC107949132 gene encoding potassium transporter 7 isoform X1, translating to MAEEVISGSGSSGREGEINIRVGLTSRDSLDSRWVFPGEDDFEIEDNGDGDDDLPHRAVVDSEDEDNQEHRLIRTEPRVDSFDVEALEVHGAHRSDYEDLGIARRIIHAFQTLGVVFGDVGTSPLYTFSVMFSKAPIKGDEDVIGALSLVLYTLLLVPLVKYVLIVLWANNDGEGGTFALYSLICQHAKVSLLPNQLPSDTRISNFILKLPSPELERSLKIKERLEASLTLKKLLLVLVLAGTSMVIADGVVTPAMSVMSAVGGLKVGVAAIEQDEVVMISVTFLVILFSVQKFGTSQVGLAVGPALFIWFCSLAGIGIYNLIKYDASVLRAFNPVHIYLYFKRNSVNAWYALGGCLLCATGSEAMFADLCYFSVRSIQLTFVFLVLPCLLLGYLGQAAYLTGNLNGAEKHPFFLSIPSGIFWPVLLIANIAALIASRAMITATFSCIKQSSNLGCFPRLKIIHTSKRFMGQIYIPVINWFLLVGCLVLVCSMSSINEIGNAYGIAELGVMMMTTILVTIVMLLIWQLNIIIVLSFVVFFLGLELTFFSSVLWSVTDGSWVILVFAVIMFVIMYIWNYGSKLKYETEVERKLPMDLMREIGCNLGTIRAPGIGLLYNELAKGVPAIFGHFITTLPAIHSMIIFVCIKYVPVPVVPQNERFFFRRICPKSYHLFRCIARYGYKDVRKENHQAFEQLLMESLEKFIRREAQQRQLESDGDEDADSEEDTSFSRVLVDPNGSVYSLGVPLLAEFRGSSNSISEASISEEVNPSSPASPSISDAEHSLERELSFIRQAKESGVVYLLGHGDIRARKDSWFIKKLVINYFYAFLRKNCRRGIANLSVPHSHLIQVGMTYMV from the exons ATGGCGGAGGAGGTCATCTCTGGTAGCGGATCTTCGGGAAGAGAAGGAGAGATCAATATAAGAGTAGGATTAACCTCGAGGGATTCGTTAGATTCTCGGTGGGTGTTCCCAGGCGAAGACGACTTTGAGATCGAAGACAATGGCGACGGCGACGATGATTTACCGCATCGAGCTGTGGTGGACTCAGAAGACGAGGATAATCAGGAACACCGTTTGATCCGCACTGAACCACGCGTGGATTCCTTTGACGTCGAAGCACTCGAAGTCCATGGCGCACATAGAAGTGACTACGAG GATTTAGGTATAGCAAGGAGAATAATACATGCCTTTCAGACCCTCGGAGTTGTATTTGGTGATGTGGGAACAAGTCCATTATATACATTCAGTGTGATGTTTAGCAAGGCACCTATCAAGGGAGACGAAGATGTTATTGGAGCACTATCACTAGTTCTATACACCTTACTCTTGGTCCCCCTTGTGAAATATGTCCTTATTGTACTTTGGGCAAACAATGACGGTGAAG GTGGTACTTTTGCATTGTACTCATTGATTTGCCAGCATGCTAAGGTCAGTCTTCTCCCAAATCAGCTCCCATCAGATACCCGGATATCTAACTTCATACTAAAGTTGCCATCTCCTGAACTTGAGAGATCACTTAAAATAAAGGAGAGACTAGAGGCTTCATTGACTCTGAAGAAACTCCTTCTGGTGTTAGTGCTTGCTGGCACTTCTATGGTGATAGCTGATGGGGTTGTTACCCCAGCAATGTCAG TAATGTCTGCTGTTGGTGGTCTGAAGGTTGGAGTTGCTGCAATTGAACAAG ATGAAGTGGTGATGATATCAGTTACCTTTCTTGTAATTTTGTTCAGTGTACAGAAGTTTGGAACAAGTCAAGTAGGACTTGCTGTAGGCCCTGCTTTGTTCATATGGTTTTGTTCTTTAGCAGGCATTGGAATTTACAATCTTATTAAGTATGATGCAAGTGTCTTGAGGGCATTTAATCCCGTTCACATCTATTTGTACTTCAAGAGAAACTCAGTTAACGCCTGGTATGCGCTGGGAGGTTGTCTGTTATGTGCAACAG GGTCTGAAGCAATGTTTGCAGATCTTTGCTACTTTTCTGTACGATCAATTCAG CTTACATTTGTGTTTCTCGTATTGCCTTGCCTGTTGCTGGGTTATTTGGGTCAAGCAGCATACCTTACAGGAAATCTTAATGGTGCCGAGAAgcatcctttctttctttcaattcctA GTGGCATCTTCTGGCCGGTCTTACTGATAGCTAATATTGCTGCCTTGATTGCTAGCCGAGCAATGATAACAGCCACATTTTCGTGCATAAAGCAGTCATCTAATCTTGGTTGTTTCCCTCGTCTTAAAATCATTCACACATCTAAAAGGTTCATGGGCCAGATCTATATTCCTGTCATAAACTGGTTTTTGCTGGTAGGTTGCCTGGTCTTAGTTTGCTCTATGTCAAGCATTAACGAGATTGGAAATGCATATG GTATAGCTGAGCTGGGAGTCATGATGATGACCACTATTTTAGTCACGATTGTCATGCTTCTCATATGGCAGCTAAACATCATAATCGTGCTGAGTTTTGTGGTTTTCTTCCTGGGTTTGGAATTGACTTTTTTCTCGTCAGTTTTATGGAGTGTGACAGATGGAAGTTGGGTAATATTGGTTTTTGCTGTCATAATGTTTGTCATTATGTACATTTGGAATTATGGTAGCAAGCTTAAGTATGAAACTGAAGTGGAGCGAAAACTGCCAATGGATTTGATGCGAGAAATAGGCTGCAATCTTGGAACAATCAGAGCTCCTGGCATTGGCTTGCTTTACAATGAGCTGGCGAAAGGAGTACCAGCTATATTCGGTCATTTTATAACCACACTCCCTGCTATCCACTCCATGATCATCTTTGTCTGCATAAAATATGTCCCTGTTCCTGTGGTCCCTCAGAATGAAAGATTTTTTTTCAGGCGAATCTGCCCCAAAAGTTACCATCTGTTTCGGTGTATTGCTAG GTATGGTTACAAGGATGTCCGTAAGGAAAATCACCAGGCATTTGAGCAGCTGCTGATGGAGAGTCTTGAGAAGTTCATTCGTCGGGAAGCTCAGCAAAGGCAATTGGAAAGTGATGGTGACGAAGACGCAGATTCCGAGGAGGATACATCTTTCTCAAGAGTTCTCGTAGATCCTAACGGAAGTGTTTACTCACTTGGTGTTCCTCTGCTGGCTGAGTTTAGGGGCTCCAGCAATTCCATTTCAGAAGCAAGCATTTCTGAAGAGGTAAACCCCAGCTCCCCTGCAAGTCCATCGATATCTGATGCCGAGCATAGTCTAGAAAGGGAGCTATCTTTTATACGGCAGGCTAAGGAATCTGGGGTAGTTTATCTTCTCGGACATGGAGACATTAGGGCTAGAAAAGATTCTTGGTTTATAAAGAAACTGGTTATAAATTACTTCTATGCTTTCTTGAGAAAGAACTGCAGGAGGGGTATTGCAAATTTGAGCGTGCCGCATTCACATCTTATTCAGGTGGGCATGACTTACATGGTTTAA
- the LOC121228251 gene encoding probable protein phosphatase 2C 9, whose protein sequence is MDNLCCFNSIVGGRSSCSSGKGRSHNGAVKYGFALLKGKANHPMEDYHVAKFITQLQGHELGLFAIYDGHLGDSVPAYLQKHLLPNILKDEEFWTDPNRSILKAYEKTDQAILSHSPDLGRGGSTAVTAILIDGRKLWVANVGDSRAVLSKNGQAMQMSIDHEPSTERGSIENRGGFVSNLPGDVARVNGQLAVSRAFGDKNLKLHLRSDPDIQNADINSNTDLLILASDGLWKVMSNQEAVDIAKKTKDPQRAAKKLAAEALNRDSKDDISCIVVRLKG, encoded by the exons ATGGATAATCTATGTTGCTTCAACTCT ATTGTTGGAGGACGATCTTCATGTAGTTCCGGGAAGGGCAGAAGCCATAACGGCGCTGTCAAGTATGGATTCGCTTTACTGAAAGGTAAAGCGAATCATCCTATGGAGGATTATCATGTCGCAAAGTTCATCACGCAACTTCAGGGGCACGAACTCGGACTTTTTGCTATATATGATGGTCATTTGGGGGACAGTGTGCCTGCCTATCTGCAAAAGCATTTGCTCCCCAATATCTTAAAGGAT GAGGAGTTTTGGACCGATCCCAATAGGTCGATTTTGAAAGCTTATGAGAAAACAGACCAAGCGATTCTTTCGCATAGTCCGGACTTAGGACGAGGGGGATCGACTGCTGTCACTGCGATTTTGATAGATGGGCGAAAACTATGGGTAGCCAATGTCGGAGATTCACGTGCCGTTTTATCGAAGAATGGACAAGCAATGCAGATGAGTATCGATCATGAGCCCAGCACAGAGCGAGGAAGCATCGAGAACCGAGGCGGATTTGTCTCGAACTTGCCAG GGGATGTTGCAAGAGTGAACGGCCAACTTGCTGTTTCCCGTGCTTTCGGGGACAAGAACTTAAAATTACACCTCCGATCTGATCCCGACATACAAAATGCCGATATTAACTCGAATACTGACCTTCTCATCCTTGCAAGTGATGGACTATGGAAG GTTATGTCGAACCAAGAAGCAGTCGACATTGCGAAAAAGACCAAGGATCCGCAACGAGCGGCGAAAAAGCTAGCAGCGGAGGCATTGAACAGAGACAGCAAGGACGATATCTCCTGTATCGTAGTTCGTTTGAAGGGGTGA
- the LOC121228250 gene encoding uncharacterized protein isoform X2, which translates to MSHFGRSGPPDISDTYSLLVLNITFRTTADDLFPLFDKYGKVVDIFIPKDRRTGDSRGFAFVRYKYADEAQKAVDRLDGRVVDGREITVQFAKYGPNAERICTISFAVTKEGLLNQFQGQEVAAHAEGTGMIIPEIGIIGEEVVVGAMTGMNVIDIVGKTETIGVAAGVVVQVLTILKVEEEGAMMMIGGVAVDHRVLLLLAAALVLVGVLPHARPLLQGVKVLTGAAVMEGLQVLEVFHQEATLLILVVHLLGTQMLMNNLADGLLETLSSTYLVAINVRGKE; encoded by the exons atgtctcACTTTGGAAGATCAGGTCCTCCCGACATCTCTGATACCTACTCTCTTCTCGTCCTCAATATCACATTCC gTACGACCGCTGATGATTTGTTTCCGTTGTTCGATAAGTACGGGAAAGTCGTTGACATCTTTATCCCTAAAGATCGAAG GACTGGTGATTCTCGAGGTTTTGCATTTGTACGATATAAGTATGCGGATGAGGCACAGAAAGCTGTGGATAGGCTCGATG GAAGAGTCGTTGATGGTCGGGAGATAACAGTTCAATTTGCGAAATATGGGCCTAATGCAGAAAGGAT ATGTACGATTTCTTTTGCAGTCACAAAGGAAGGATTATTGAACCAGTTCCAAGGTCAAGAAGTCGCAGCCCACGCAGAAG GCACCGGGATGATTATTCCAGAGATAGGGATTATAGGAGAAGAAGTCGTAGTAGGAGCTATGACCGGTATGAACGTGATCGATATCGTGGGAAAGACAGAGACTATCGGCGTCGCAGCAGGAGTCGTAGTGCAAGTCCTGACTATTCTAAAGGTCGAAGAAGAGGGTGCTATGATGATGATCGGCGGAGTAGCAGTCGATCACCGAG tgCTGCTGCTGCTCGCCGCAGCCCTAGTCCTCGTAGGAGTCTTACCCCACGCAAGGCCTCTTCTCCAAGGGGTGAAAGTCCTTACAGGCGCAGCCGTGATGGAGGGTCTCCAAGTCCTCGAAGTGTTTCACCAAGAGGCCACCCTGCTGATTCTCGTAGTCCATCTCCTCGGAACTCAGATGTTGAT GAATAATCTTGCGGATGGATTACTGGAGACTCTAAGTAGCACGTATCTTGTTGCTAT CAATGTTCGGGGGAAAGAGTGA
- the LOC107949134 gene encoding copper-transporting ATPase PAA1, chloroplastic has translation MESTLSTLPSALTPFSFSKPLNPKSTLFSFSQSPLLGPVAVLSYSFPLRTISSIPKRLHRRLECVSSGTGGGFGGNDGSSGGGGGGGGEGTGGGDSKAKLGAGVVDDLSALSPDVIILNVGGMMCGGCASSVKKILESQPQVSSATVDLKTATAMVWPVSEAKAVPNWQKELGEALAKQLTSSGFESELRVAGEEAIGDVSPQ, from the exons ATGGAATCAACACTTTCAACATTACCCTCCGCTCTTACTCCCTTCTCCTTttctaaacccctaaaccctaaatccacTTTGTTCTCTTTCTCTCAGTCTCCACTCCTTGGCCCTGTCGCCGTCCTTTCTTATTCTTTTCCTCTAAGGACTATCTCCTCCATTCCCAAACGCCTACACCGCCGTTTGGAGTGCGTCTCTTCTGGTACCGGCGGCGGATTTGGTGGAAATGATGGGAGTAGCGGCGGCGGTGGCGGCGGCGGCGGGGAAGGAACGGGTGGAGGTGATTCGAAGGCGAAATTGGGAGCTGGAGTGGTTGACGATCTCTCTGCCTTGTCTCCCGATGTTATCATTCTTAATGTTGGG GGAATGATGTGCGGCGGGTGTGCTTCGAGTGTGAAGAAAATACTAGAAAGTCAA CCCCAAGTCTCTTCCGCGACCGTCGATCTTAAAACGGCGACGGCAATGGTGTGGCCTGTTTCCGAAGCCAAGGCTGTACCCAATTGGCAAAAGGAATTGGGGGAGGCATTAGCTAAACAGTTGACTAGTTCTGGTTTCGAATCTGAGCTTCGAG TGGCAGGTGAGGAAGCTATTGGAGATGTCTCACcacaataa
- the LOC107949133 gene encoding ubiquinol oxidase, mitochondrial: MNRFVLRSVKQCLVNGQRYYGSGGGGGMVYGSALVGRSVHLSGQRNGVMFGGFEWRRMMSSAPASMEKAPSEKKEQEKEEMKGKDVVASSYWGISRPTITREDGTVWPWNCFMPWETYKADVSIDLKKHHVPKNFLDKLAYKTVKFLRIPVDLFFQRRYGCHAMMLETVAAVPGMVGGMLLHLKSLRKFQQSGGWIKALLEEAENERMHLMTIVELVKPKWYERLLVLAVQGVFFNGFFVLYLSSPKLAHRFVGYLEEEAVFSYTEYLESIESGETENVPAPAIAIDYWRLPKDARLKDVITVIRADEAHHRDINHFASDIQFQGKELREAPAPIGYH, encoded by the exons atgaaTCGTTTTGTATTAAGGTCAGTGAAGCAATGTCTGGTCAACGGCCAGAGGTACTACGGAAGCGGCGGCGGCGGCGGAATGGTGTATGGATCCGCCTTGGTTGGGAGGAGCGTGCACTTGAGCGGACAGCGAAATGGAGTGATGTTTGGTGGGTTTGAGTGGCGAAGGATGATGAGCTCTGCTCCTGCTTCAATGGAGAAAGCGCCTTCGGAGAAGAAGGAacaggagaaggaagagatgaaAGGGAAAGACGTAGTTGCGTCAAGTTATTGGGGGATTTCAAGGCCTACGATCACCAGAGAGGATGGCACCGTTTGGCCCTGGAACTGTTTCATG CCATGGGAAACGTACAAGGCAGATGTTTCAATTGATTTGAAAAAACACCATGTGCCAAAGAACTTCCTGGATAAATTAGCTTACAAAACAGTCAAATTTCTTCGAATTCCTGTGGATCTGTTCTTCCAG AGACGTTATGGCTGTCATGCAATGATGCTGGAAACAGTGGCGGCAGTCCCCGGCATGGTTGGCGGGATGCTTCTGCATCTCAAGTCTCTCCGTAAGTTCCAGCAAAGTGGTGGATGGATTAAAGCCTTACTTGAAGAAGCAGAGAATGAGAGGATGCATTTGATGACGATTGTGGAGCTCGTGAAACCCAAGTGGTACGAAAGGTTACTTGTTCTAGCTGTGCAGGGAGTGTTCTTTAATGGCTTCTTTGTTCTTTATCTGAGCTCCCCAAAATTGGCGCATAGATTTGTTGGGTATTTGGAAGAGGAAGCAGTTTTCTCCTACACCGAGTATTTGGAATCAATCGAAAGTGGTGAAACAGAAAATGTTCCAGCCCCTGCCATTGCCATAGATTACTGGAGGTTGCCTAAAGATGCCAGACTCAAGGATGTTATAACCGTGATTCGCGCTGACGAAGCTCATCATAGGGATATTAATCATTTCGCTTCT GATATTCAATTTCAGGGAAAGGAATTAAGGGAGGCACCCGCTCCAATTGGTTATCATTAA
- the LOC107949132 gene encoding potassium transporter 7 isoform X2 — MAEEVISGSGSSGREGEINIRVGLTSRDSLDSRWVFPGEDDFEIEDNGDGDDDLPHRAVVDSEDEDNQEHRLIRTEPRVDSFDVEALEVHGAHRSDYEDLGIARRIIHAFQTLGVVFGDVGTSPLYTFSVMFSKAPIKGDEDVIGALSLVLYTLLLVPLVKYVLIVLWANNDGEGGTFALYSLICQHAKVSLLPNQLPSDTRISNFILKLPSPELERSLKIKERLEASLTLKKLLLVLVLAGTSMVIADGVVTPAMSVMSAVGGLKVGVAAIEQDEVVMISVTFLVILFSVQKFGTSQVGLAVGPALFIWFCSLAGIGIYNLIKYDASVLRAFNPVHIYLYFKRNSVNAWYALGGCLLCATGSEAMFADLCYFSVRSIQLTFVFLVLPCLLLGYLGQAAYLTGNLNGAEKHPFFLSIPSIAELGVMMMTTILVTIVMLLIWQLNIIIVLSFVVFFLGLELTFFSSVLWSVTDGSWVILVFAVIMFVIMYIWNYGSKLKYETEVERKLPMDLMREIGCNLGTIRAPGIGLLYNELAKGVPAIFGHFITTLPAIHSMIIFVCIKYVPVPVVPQNERFFFRRICPKSYHLFRCIARYGYKDVRKENHQAFEQLLMESLEKFIRREAQQRQLESDGDEDADSEEDTSFSRVLVDPNGSVYSLGVPLLAEFRGSSNSISEASISEEVNPSSPASPSISDAEHSLERELSFIRQAKESGVVYLLGHGDIRARKDSWFIKKLVINYFYAFLRKNCRRGIANLSVPHSHLIQVGMTYMV, encoded by the exons ATGGCGGAGGAGGTCATCTCTGGTAGCGGATCTTCGGGAAGAGAAGGAGAGATCAATATAAGAGTAGGATTAACCTCGAGGGATTCGTTAGATTCTCGGTGGGTGTTCCCAGGCGAAGACGACTTTGAGATCGAAGACAATGGCGACGGCGACGATGATTTACCGCATCGAGCTGTGGTGGACTCAGAAGACGAGGATAATCAGGAACACCGTTTGATCCGCACTGAACCACGCGTGGATTCCTTTGACGTCGAAGCACTCGAAGTCCATGGCGCACATAGAAGTGACTACGAG GATTTAGGTATAGCAAGGAGAATAATACATGCCTTTCAGACCCTCGGAGTTGTATTTGGTGATGTGGGAACAAGTCCATTATATACATTCAGTGTGATGTTTAGCAAGGCACCTATCAAGGGAGACGAAGATGTTATTGGAGCACTATCACTAGTTCTATACACCTTACTCTTGGTCCCCCTTGTGAAATATGTCCTTATTGTACTTTGGGCAAACAATGACGGTGAAG GTGGTACTTTTGCATTGTACTCATTGATTTGCCAGCATGCTAAGGTCAGTCTTCTCCCAAATCAGCTCCCATCAGATACCCGGATATCTAACTTCATACTAAAGTTGCCATCTCCTGAACTTGAGAGATCACTTAAAATAAAGGAGAGACTAGAGGCTTCATTGACTCTGAAGAAACTCCTTCTGGTGTTAGTGCTTGCTGGCACTTCTATGGTGATAGCTGATGGGGTTGTTACCCCAGCAATGTCAG TAATGTCTGCTGTTGGTGGTCTGAAGGTTGGAGTTGCTGCAATTGAACAAG ATGAAGTGGTGATGATATCAGTTACCTTTCTTGTAATTTTGTTCAGTGTACAGAAGTTTGGAACAAGTCAAGTAGGACTTGCTGTAGGCCCTGCTTTGTTCATATGGTTTTGTTCTTTAGCAGGCATTGGAATTTACAATCTTATTAAGTATGATGCAAGTGTCTTGAGGGCATTTAATCCCGTTCACATCTATTTGTACTTCAAGAGAAACTCAGTTAACGCCTGGTATGCGCTGGGAGGTTGTCTGTTATGTGCAACAG GGTCTGAAGCAATGTTTGCAGATCTTTGCTACTTTTCTGTACGATCAATTCAG CTTACATTTGTGTTTCTCGTATTGCCTTGCCTGTTGCTGGGTTATTTGGGTCAAGCAGCATACCTTACAGGAAATCTTAATGGTGCCGAGAAgcatcctttctttctttcaattcctA GTATAGCTGAGCTGGGAGTCATGATGATGACCACTATTTTAGTCACGATTGTCATGCTTCTCATATGGCAGCTAAACATCATAATCGTGCTGAGTTTTGTGGTTTTCTTCCTGGGTTTGGAATTGACTTTTTTCTCGTCAGTTTTATGGAGTGTGACAGATGGAAGTTGGGTAATATTGGTTTTTGCTGTCATAATGTTTGTCATTATGTACATTTGGAATTATGGTAGCAAGCTTAAGTATGAAACTGAAGTGGAGCGAAAACTGCCAATGGATTTGATGCGAGAAATAGGCTGCAATCTTGGAACAATCAGAGCTCCTGGCATTGGCTTGCTTTACAATGAGCTGGCGAAAGGAGTACCAGCTATATTCGGTCATTTTATAACCACACTCCCTGCTATCCACTCCATGATCATCTTTGTCTGCATAAAATATGTCCCTGTTCCTGTGGTCCCTCAGAATGAAAGATTTTTTTTCAGGCGAATCTGCCCCAAAAGTTACCATCTGTTTCGGTGTATTGCTAG GTATGGTTACAAGGATGTCCGTAAGGAAAATCACCAGGCATTTGAGCAGCTGCTGATGGAGAGTCTTGAGAAGTTCATTCGTCGGGAAGCTCAGCAAAGGCAATTGGAAAGTGATGGTGACGAAGACGCAGATTCCGAGGAGGATACATCTTTCTCAAGAGTTCTCGTAGATCCTAACGGAAGTGTTTACTCACTTGGTGTTCCTCTGCTGGCTGAGTTTAGGGGCTCCAGCAATTCCATTTCAGAAGCAAGCATTTCTGAAGAGGTAAACCCCAGCTCCCCTGCAAGTCCATCGATATCTGATGCCGAGCATAGTCTAGAAAGGGAGCTATCTTTTATACGGCAGGCTAAGGAATCTGGGGTAGTTTATCTTCTCGGACATGGAGACATTAGGGCTAGAAAAGATTCTTGGTTTATAAAGAAACTGGTTATAAATTACTTCTATGCTTTCTTGAGAAAGAACTGCAGGAGGGGTATTGCAAATTTGAGCGTGCCGCATTCACATCTTATTCAGGTGGGCATGACTTACATGGTTTAA
- the LOC121228250 gene encoding uncharacterized protein isoform X1 codes for MSHFGRSGPPDISDTYSLLVLNITFRTTADDLFPLFDKYGKVVDIFIPKDRRTGDSRGFAFVRYKYADEAQKAVDRLDGRVVDGREITVQFAKYGPNAERICTISFAVTKEGLLNQFQGQEVAAHAEGTGMIIPEIGIIGEEVVVGAMTGMNVIDIVGKTETIGVAAGVVVQVLTILKVEEEGAMMMIGGVAVDHRVLLLLAAALVLVGVLPHARPLLQGVKVLTGAAVMEGLQVLEVFHQEATLLILVVHLLGTQMLMNNLADGLLETLSSTYLVAMLVLRTFIYLVFSSIAMFGGKSDLGKWT; via the exons atgtctcACTTTGGAAGATCAGGTCCTCCCGACATCTCTGATACCTACTCTCTTCTCGTCCTCAATATCACATTCC gTACGACCGCTGATGATTTGTTTCCGTTGTTCGATAAGTACGGGAAAGTCGTTGACATCTTTATCCCTAAAGATCGAAG GACTGGTGATTCTCGAGGTTTTGCATTTGTACGATATAAGTATGCGGATGAGGCACAGAAAGCTGTGGATAGGCTCGATG GAAGAGTCGTTGATGGTCGGGAGATAACAGTTCAATTTGCGAAATATGGGCCTAATGCAGAAAGGAT ATGTACGATTTCTTTTGCAGTCACAAAGGAAGGATTATTGAACCAGTTCCAAGGTCAAGAAGTCGCAGCCCACGCAGAAG GCACCGGGATGATTATTCCAGAGATAGGGATTATAGGAGAAGAAGTCGTAGTAGGAGCTATGACCGGTATGAACGTGATCGATATCGTGGGAAAGACAGAGACTATCGGCGTCGCAGCAGGAGTCGTAGTGCAAGTCCTGACTATTCTAAAGGTCGAAGAAGAGGGTGCTATGATGATGATCGGCGGAGTAGCAGTCGATCACCGAG tgCTGCTGCTGCTCGCCGCAGCCCTAGTCCTCGTAGGAGTCTTACCCCACGCAAGGCCTCTTCTCCAAGGGGTGAAAGTCCTTACAGGCGCAGCCGTGATGGAGGGTCTCCAAGTCCTCGAAGTGTTTCACCAAGAGGCCACCCTGCTGATTCTCGTAGTCCATCTCCTCGGAACTCAGATGTTGAT GAATAATCTTGCGGATGGATTACTGGAGACTCTAAGTAGCACGTATCTTGTTGCTATGTTAGTGTTGAGGACATTTATATATCTTGTGTTCTCTAGTATTG CAATGTTCGGGGGAAAGAGTGACTTGGGCAAATGGACATGA